Proteins co-encoded in one Opitutus terrae PB90-1 genomic window:
- a CDS encoding DUF5060 domain-containing protein, with protein MNLRTFEVAPWLALLLALAAPMEGGTVEESPAVERWNTFELTLHGPATGNPFVDVRLGARFTDGTRTIEVPGFYDGDGVYRVRFMPDATGAWHYETSSNDPLLAGQRGEFTVTPARRGNHGPVRVRNTYHFAYADGTPFKPIGTTIYNWTDAPEEVQEQTLRTLATAPFNKARMLLTPQSVAYRRQFAPPRWPFAGQPPRDWDFARFNPEYFRAFEKRVAQLRELGIEADLILFHPYGKAWGFEAMDAAADERYVRYVVARFAAFRNVWWSLANEYDLVRTKTEEHWDQLGRLVQATDPFDHLRSIHHSQLLFDNRQPWVTHASIQNGSAVEEPGRAELYRDVWRKPVVYDEVKYEGNARRRWGQLSGPEMVHRFWCGTVAGTYVGHGDFFGVEDAPDTWTSFGGVLRGESAPRLAFLRTILESGPADGLDPVDKWQNVTVAGVPGEYYLVYLGRESATAWPFRLFRSGLKDGMRFKVEVIDTWAMTITPVEREFVITKSDDYTFVAVDGGSIALPGKPGIALRIQRTAPAKFLKE; from the coding sequence ATGAACCTGCGTACGTTTGAAGTCGCGCCGTGGCTGGCCCTGCTGCTCGCGTTGGCTGCGCCGATGGAAGGCGGGACCGTGGAGGAATCACCTGCCGTCGAACGCTGGAACACATTTGAGCTCACGCTCCACGGACCAGCGACCGGCAATCCGTTCGTCGATGTGCGCCTCGGCGCCAGGTTCACCGACGGCACCCGCACGATCGAGGTGCCCGGGTTCTACGATGGCGACGGCGTGTATCGCGTCCGCTTCATGCCGGATGCGACGGGCGCGTGGCACTACGAGACAAGCAGCAACGATCCGTTGCTCGCCGGACAGCGCGGCGAATTCACGGTGACGCCCGCGCGACGCGGCAACCACGGGCCGGTGCGCGTCCGCAACACGTATCACTTCGCCTACGCCGACGGCACGCCGTTCAAGCCCATCGGCACGACGATCTACAACTGGACTGATGCGCCCGAGGAGGTGCAGGAGCAGACGCTGCGCACGCTGGCCACAGCGCCGTTCAACAAAGCGCGAATGTTGCTCACGCCGCAGTCCGTGGCCTACCGCCGGCAGTTCGCGCCGCCACGCTGGCCGTTCGCCGGACAGCCGCCGCGCGATTGGGACTTCGCGCGGTTCAACCCGGAATATTTCCGCGCCTTCGAAAAGCGTGTCGCGCAGCTGCGCGAGCTCGGCATCGAGGCAGACCTGATTTTGTTTCACCCCTACGGGAAAGCGTGGGGCTTCGAAGCCATGGACGCCGCCGCGGACGAGCGCTATGTGCGCTACGTGGTCGCGCGGTTCGCGGCGTTCCGCAACGTCTGGTGGTCGCTCGCCAACGAGTATGATTTGGTCCGGACCAAGACCGAGGAACACTGGGACCAACTCGGTCGGCTGGTGCAGGCCACGGATCCGTTCGATCACCTCCGCTCGATTCATCACTCGCAGCTGCTGTTCGACAACCGGCAGCCATGGGTCACGCATGCGAGCATTCAGAACGGATCTGCCGTCGAGGAACCCGGTCGCGCCGAGCTGTATCGCGACGTGTGGCGAAAACCGGTCGTCTACGATGAGGTGAAATACGAGGGCAACGCACGTCGGCGCTGGGGCCAGCTCAGCGGGCCGGAGATGGTGCATCGGTTCTGGTGCGGCACGGTGGCCGGAACGTATGTCGGCCACGGCGATTTCTTCGGCGTGGAGGACGCCCCGGACACGTGGACCTCGTTCGGCGGCGTGCTGCGCGGCGAGAGCGCGCCGCGGCTGGCGTTTCTGCGCACGATCCTCGAAAGCGGCCCCGCCGACGGGCTCGATCCAGTAGACAAATGGCAGAACGTCACCGTCGCCGGCGTGCCCGGTGAGTACTACCTCGTGTATTTGGGACGTGAATCCGCGACCGCGTGGCCATTCCGACTTTTCCGCAGCGGACTGAAGGACGGCATGCGCTTCAAGGTGGAGGTGATCGACACCTGGGCGATGACGATCACGCCCGTCGAGCGCGAGTTCGTGATCACGAAATCGGATGACTATACCTTCGTCGCCGTCGACGGCGGCAGCATCGCGCTGCCGGGCAAACCTGGGATCGCATTGCGTATCCAACGAACAGCTCCAGCGAAGTTCCTAAAGGAGTGA
- a CDS encoding multiheme c-type cytochrome: MSASTPPPDKQPSSTPASASDRGTSPHQQAARGWTAWLTFAVTLGLLVEVVTGLWILVAPFSLATQLVVLLHGAAGVLLVAPFAVYQVRHYQLWSAQTLSVVKLIGYAAMALTITCLVTGVIVTAQALFGRRLSSWADQVHLVTGLASAAVLIIHFALAYVRRREPLRSIPNFRRRLRRRGLALAGMVAGLYAAVGLGAALLPRTSVNLPLPSDYSLPEYAQKFDEYRGSPFAPTYARTSTGGLVNPAVLSGSTSCGTSGCHEQILAEWEPSAHRFSAMNPPFQAVQKAFARDRSPADTRYCAGCHDPISLFAGAKDIHNLSLSAPGMQEGNSCVVCHSISHVDQRGNADYVLTPPTRYLGESASGLAKRVSDFLIRAYPQQHLADYNRNILRTPEFCGACHKQFIPEALNRFGASPSQNQFDEWRKSHWVDPQHADKTLSCRDCHMRLVPDSRDPGAGEAGDLRRASSDGAHRHHGTIATNLFMPDVLKLPHHEEQRRLTTAWIRGETVLPEIAHLWPSGPVSSIELLAPAEAQPGTTLELTAIVKNRKAGHNFITGPLDFLRSWVHLRVMDGNGVLLAEWGGIDPATREILDEPGHIHTPGRPRDAGTLVLEGVPLDEAGQPIVRHELWRKAGGSGNRVIFPGYADKQVYRLNVPAGARGPLTVTADLNFRRYRQEFLNLVVPDMERESGVYQPTITKDSASREIAIQPAATARTALASPHVAAR, encoded by the coding sequence ATGTCCGCTTCCACTCCCCCTCCCGACAAGCAACCGTCTTCCACGCCTGCGTCCGCCTCCGATCGAGGCACCTCACCGCACCAACAAGCCGCTCGCGGTTGGACCGCCTGGCTGACGTTCGCCGTTACCCTGGGCTTGCTCGTCGAGGTCGTCACCGGACTTTGGATTCTCGTCGCTCCGTTTTCCCTCGCCACGCAGCTGGTGGTCCTGCTGCACGGCGCCGCGGGCGTTCTATTGGTCGCTCCTTTCGCCGTTTACCAGGTCCGTCACTACCAGCTGTGGTCCGCGCAGACACTCTCGGTCGTCAAACTGATCGGCTACGCGGCGATGGCACTCACGATCACGTGTCTCGTCACGGGGGTGATTGTGACCGCGCAGGCGCTCTTCGGCCGTCGGCTCTCCAGCTGGGCCGACCAGGTGCACCTCGTCACCGGCCTCGCTTCGGCTGCGGTTCTCATCATCCACTTTGCTCTCGCGTATGTCCGCCGCCGGGAGCCGCTGCGCAGCATCCCGAACTTCCGCCGCCGGCTGCGGCGCCGCGGACTCGCTCTCGCCGGGATGGTCGCCGGGCTCTACGCCGCCGTTGGACTCGGCGCCGCCCTCCTGCCACGCACCTCCGTCAATCTTCCGCTGCCGTCCGACTATTCGCTGCCCGAATACGCGCAGAAATTCGACGAGTATCGCGGCAGTCCGTTCGCGCCGACCTATGCCCGCACCTCCACCGGCGGACTGGTCAACCCCGCGGTGCTGTCGGGCTCGACCTCTTGCGGTACCAGCGGTTGTCACGAGCAGATCCTCGCGGAATGGGAGCCGAGCGCGCACCGGTTCTCCGCGATGAACCCGCCGTTCCAGGCGGTGCAGAAGGCCTTCGCGCGCGATCGCAGTCCGGCCGACACGCGCTACTGCGCCGGCTGCCACGATCCGATCTCACTCTTCGCCGGCGCGAAGGACATCCACAATCTCAGTCTCTCGGCCCCGGGCATGCAGGAGGGCAACTCGTGCGTCGTCTGCCATTCGATCTCGCACGTGGACCAGCGCGGCAACGCCGACTACGTGCTCACGCCGCCGACGCGCTACCTCGGTGAGTCGGCCAGCGGGCTGGCGAAGCGCGTCTCCGATTTCCTGATCCGCGCCTACCCGCAGCAACACCTGGCCGACTACAATCGAAACATCCTCCGCACGCCGGAGTTTTGCGGTGCGTGTCACAAGCAGTTCATCCCGGAGGCGCTGAATCGTTTCGGCGCCAGCCCCTCGCAGAATCAGTTCGACGAATGGCGCAAGAGCCACTGGGTCGATCCGCAGCATGCGGACAAGACGCTCAGCTGCCGCGATTGCCACATGCGGCTCGTGCCCGACTCGCGCGACCCCGGCGCCGGCGAAGCGGGAGATCTGCGACGGGCGAGCTCCGACGGCGCGCATCGGCATCACGGTACCATTGCCACGAATCTTTTCATGCCGGACGTGCTGAAGCTGCCGCACCACGAGGAACAACGCCGGCTGACGACCGCGTGGATTCGCGGCGAGACGGTGCTCCCCGAAATCGCGCACCTGTGGCCGAGCGGTCCGGTTTCTTCGATCGAGTTGCTGGCGCCGGCCGAAGCGCAGCCGGGTACGACACTCGAGCTCACCGCCATCGTAAAGAACCGGAAGGCCGGGCACAATTTCATCACGGGTCCGCTGGATTTCCTCCGCTCCTGGGTACACCTCCGCGTGATGGATGGCAACGGGGTGCTGCTCGCGGAATGGGGCGGCATCGATCCCGCCACGCGCGAGATTCTCGACGAGCCCGGGCACATCCACACGCCCGGCCGGCCGCGCGATGCCGGCACCCTCGTACTCGAAGGCGTGCCGCTCGACGAAGCCGGGCAGCCGATCGTGCGCCACGAGCTTTGGCGCAAGGCGGGCGGCTCCGGCAACCGCGTGATCTTCCCCGGCTATGCCGACAAGCAGGTTTATCGACTGAATGTCCCGGCCGGCGCGCGCGGACCGCTGACGGTCACCGCGGATTTGAATTTCCGCCGCTATCGGCAGGAATTTCTGAATCTCGTCGTTCCCGACATGGAGCGCGAGAGCGGCGTCTACCAGCCGACGATCACGAAGGATTCGGCGTCGCGCGAGATCGCGATCCAGCCCGCGGCCACGGCTCGAACCGCGCTGGCCTCGCCCCACGTTGCCGCGCGCTAG